Proteins from a genomic interval of Aureimonas sp. AU20:
- a CDS encoding UDP-glucose dehydrogenase family protein — protein MHDMPLPERSALKLAVIGTGYVGLVSGACLAEAGHYVICVDQVPAKIEKLRAGLIPIYEPGLDEVVHRNAAAGRLGFTTDIAEAVSGADIVMIAVGTPTRKLDGNADLQYVFAASRDIARALTHPAVIVTKSTVPAGTGMEIKRIIARENPTLDFDIASNPEFLREGNALSDFMKPDRIVVGTETERARAVMEALYRPFTAQGFELISTDIVSAELIKYAANTFLATKVSFINEMADICEKVGGNISDISRGMGSDKRIGRAFLQPGPGYGGSCFPKDTLAMVHIGEKALSPATIVEAVIAVNRARPHRMVAKVVAAAGGDVRGKTVALLGLTFKPETDDVRDSVAVLVAEQLAGQGALVRAYDPQGMDHARELLGEAVDYAPSMDAALDRADLCVLATEWREFAERPLADYKRLLRTPMIVDFRNVFVPAEVAKAGLGYLSIGRAGVPAPELLPA, from the coding sequence ATGCACGACATGCCGCTCCCCGAACGCTCCGCCCTGAAACTCGCCGTGATCGGCACGGGTTATGTCGGTCTCGTTTCCGGCGCCTGCCTGGCCGAGGCCGGCCACTATGTCATCTGCGTCGATCAGGTTCCGGCCAAGATCGAGAAGCTGCGCGCCGGCCTCATTCCCATCTACGAGCCGGGGCTGGACGAGGTCGTCCACCGCAACGCGGCGGCCGGTCGCCTCGGATTCACCACCGACATCGCGGAAGCCGTATCGGGCGCCGACATCGTCATGATCGCGGTCGGCACGCCGACCCGCAAGCTCGACGGCAATGCCGACCTTCAATATGTCTTCGCCGCCAGCCGCGACATCGCCCGCGCGCTGACCCACCCGGCCGTGATCGTGACGAAGTCCACCGTGCCGGCCGGCACGGGCATGGAGATCAAGCGGATCATCGCGCGCGAAAATCCGACGCTGGATTTCGACATCGCCTCGAACCCGGAATTCCTGCGCGAGGGCAACGCGCTGTCCGACTTCATGAAGCCCGACCGCATCGTGGTCGGCACGGAAACGGAGCGCGCCCGCGCCGTGATGGAGGCGCTCTACCGGCCCTTCACCGCCCAGGGCTTCGAGCTGATCTCGACCGACATCGTCTCGGCCGAGCTTATCAAATATGCCGCCAACACGTTTCTGGCGACGAAGGTCTCCTTCATCAACGAGATGGCCGACATCTGCGAGAAGGTCGGTGGCAATATTTCCGACATCTCGCGCGGCATGGGCTCGGACAAGCGCATCGGTCGCGCCTTCCTGCAGCCCGGCCCCGGCTATGGCGGCTCCTGCTTCCCGAAGGATACGCTCGCCATGGTCCATATCGGCGAGAAGGCGCTGAGCCCGGCGACCATCGTGGAGGCCGTGATCGCGGTGAACCGCGCCCGCCCGCATCGCATGGTGGCCAAGGTCGTGGCGGCCGCCGGCGGCGACGTGCGCGGCAAGACGGTCGCCCTGCTTGGTCTCACCTTCAAGCCCGAGACCGACGACGTGCGCGACAGCGTGGCCGTTCTGGTGGCCGAACAGCTCGCCGGCCAGGGCGCGCTGGTGCGCGCCTACGATCCGCAGGGCATGGACCATGCGCGCGAGCTTCTGGGCGAGGCGGTGGACTATGCGCCGAGCATGGACGCCGCGTTGGACCGGGCCGATCTCTGCGTGCTCGCCACCGAATGGCGCGAGTTCGCCGAGCGCCCGCTGGCCGACTACAAGCGCCTCCTGCGCACACCCATGATCGTCGATTTCCGAAATGTCTTCGTGCCGGCCGAAGTGGCGAAGGCGGGGCTCGGCTATCTCTCGATCGGCCGGGCCGGCGTGCCCGCGCCCGAGCTTCTGCCGGCCTGA
- a CDS encoding ABC transporter permease, with protein sequence MRALRATLFGLLAVLLAWGLFVALAQPPPYMLPGPLRVAEVLWTRSGFLLANGWLTLIETVLGLLFGSLAGALAGLGVVLWPRFGRVAWPLLLVLQAMPVFALAPLLVLWLGFGLASKVVMASLVLFFPVASAFADGLRRTEPELLDATALTVASHWQTLRFVRIPLAMPALVTGLRVAAPLAPLGAVIGEWVGASGGLGFVMIQANARMQTDLMFAALAILAAMTLALRALVDEFAPRLAPWAAESGPSPFPSLLRRKSS encoded by the coding sequence ATGCGCGCCCTTCGCGCCACCCTGTTCGGGCTTCTCGCGGTGCTTCTGGCCTGGGGGCTCTTCGTCGCGCTGGCGCAGCCGCCGCCTTACATGCTGCCCGGGCCGCTGCGGGTCGCCGAGGTGCTGTGGACGCGCTCCGGCTTTCTTCTGGCCAATGGCTGGCTGACGCTGATCGAGACGGTGCTCGGCCTCCTGTTCGGCTCGCTGGCCGGCGCGCTGGCGGGGCTTGGCGTGGTGCTCTGGCCGCGCTTCGGGCGCGTGGCCTGGCCGCTGCTTCTCGTGCTCCAGGCCATGCCGGTCTTCGCGCTGGCGCCCCTGCTCGTGCTTTGGCTCGGATTCGGTCTCGCCTCGAAGGTCGTGATGGCCTCGCTGGTTCTGTTCTTCCCCGTCGCCTCGGCCTTCGCGGACGGGCTGCGGCGCACCGAGCCCGAACTGCTCGACGCCACCGCGCTCACCGTGGCGAGCCACTGGCAGACGCTGCGCTTCGTTCGCATTCCGCTCGCCATGCCGGCGCTGGTCACCGGCCTTCGCGTCGCCGCCCCCCTCGCCCCGCTCGGCGCGGTGATCGGCGAATGGGTCGGCGCCTCGGGCGGGCTCGGCTTCGTGATGATCCAGGCCAATGCCCGGATGCAAACCGACCTGATGTTCGCGGCGCTGGCCATCCTCGCCGCGATGACCCTGGCGCTGCGCGCACTGGTGGACGAGTTCGCCCCCCGCCTCGCCCCTTGGGCCGCCGAGAGCGGCCCCTCCCCCTTTCCCTCTCTCCTTCGAAGAAAGTCCTCCTGA
- the cysQ gene encoding 3'(2'),5'-bisphosphate nucleotidase CysQ — MSERLDLIVSAALRAGAAIMAVYERGASVETKPDGSPVTEADRMAEAILLDALGRHFPDIPVVAEEEAAEGRVPAIGSRFFLVDPLDGTREFIGRNGEFTVNIGLVEDGTPTLGVIYAPCLGRVFAGEGESAWQGEVEEGEVVSRRAMSVRPAPHPPVAVASRSHCSTETTDWLDRHAICDVASRGSSLKFCLLASGEADLYPRFGRTMEWDTAAGQAILQSAGGRVITPDGLPLRYGKRGICRDTDFENGAFLAIGDPGLHRTLG, encoded by the coding sequence ATGTCTGAACGCCTCGATCTTATCGTTTCCGCGGCTTTGCGGGCCGGAGCCGCCATCATGGCGGTCTACGAGCGCGGGGCCTCTGTGGAAACCAAGCCGGACGGAAGCCCCGTCACCGAGGCGGATCGCATGGCCGAGGCGATTCTTCTGGACGCGCTCGGCCGCCATTTCCCCGACATACCTGTGGTCGCCGAAGAGGAAGCCGCCGAGGGCCGCGTTCCCGCCATCGGCTCCCGCTTCTTCCTGGTCGATCCGCTGGACGGAACGCGCGAGTTCATCGGCCGCAACGGCGAGTTCACCGTTAATATCGGGCTGGTGGAGGACGGAACGCCGACGCTCGGCGTCATCTACGCCCCCTGCCTCGGCCGCGTCTTTGCCGGGGAGGGCGAGAGCGCGTGGCAGGGAGAGGTCGAAGAGGGAGAGGTCGTCTCGCGCCGCGCCATGAGCGTGCGCCCGGCGCCGCATCCGCCGGTGGCCGTCGCCAGCCGCTCGCATTGCTCGACCGAGACCACGGATTGGCTGGATCGCCATGCGATCTGCGATGTCGCCTCGCGCGGGTCGTCCCTGAAATTCTGCCTCTTGGCGTCGGGCGAAGCCGATCTTTATCCCCGCTTCGGCCGCACCATGGAGTGGGACACGGCAGCGGGGCAGGCGATTCTGCAAAGCGCCGGCGGACGCGTCATCACGCCCGACGGGCTGCCCCTGCGCTATGGCAAGCGAGGCATTTGCCGGGACACCGACTTCGAGAACGGTGCCTTTCTGGCGATCGGCGACCCCGGCTTACACAGAACCCTCGGGTAA